One part of the Treponema sp. OMZ 787 genome encodes these proteins:
- a CDS encoding RHS repeat domain-containing protein — translation MPVFVYLCIVLIVHKYRQSAKRKVLLNKIILPEVFPLTARIDGSGKTLPFENRHVGCKEREKINRRRTLCTLRINFFEATPQTTCIFSKEYYRYDANGNITADDRNYTVHYRYGEDGQMALKYTDEGRSETLYFNNFFTIHIPTQDQNNPQGLRVHKHIFVGNSRLVTAMTHTDNQGDNDEQKAKRYYYHSDHLGSAQFVTDWRGKQYEHIEYTPYGELWVEEVAAGLDKLPFRFTGKELDEETGLYYYGARYLDPKYSRWLSGDPALGEYIPKAPIDDEAKKHNENLPGMGGIYNTVNLHVYHYADNNPVKYIDPDGRKSRSISSNELSYIEEILGTIGKNINNNVTIKSSPINGSASLAWKTIYLDKEIFNNPLASDHGKKTLIHEAFHQVQYFFDSAGAGIIPLPKLFPSAWDRLVINERIYSLFSDVYKSGDYELTDISKYNKLSDIPYLEGQAQLVGIYAALYTKFRRGDKMSDKDRAALKDMNRILINSGITSEAIKWVSENLQD, via the coding sequence ATGCCGGTATTTGTGTACCTTTGCATAGTATTGATAGTACACAAATACCGGCAGTCCGCCAAAAGAAAGGTATTACTAAATAAAATCATATTACCGGAGGTTTTTCCTCTTACGGCAAGGATTGACGGAAGCGGAAAAACACTGCCTTTTGAAAATAGACATGTTGGATGCAAGGAGAGAGAAAAAATTAACCGCAGGCGTACTTTATGTACGTTGAGGATTAATTTTTTTGAAGCGACGCCGCAGACGACGTGTATATTTTCAAAAGAATACTACCGCTATGATGCAAACGGAAATATCACAGCCGACGACAGAAACTACACAGTCCACTACCGCTACGGAGAAGACGGACAGATGGCTCTTAAATACACAGATGAGGGAAGAAGCGAAACCTTATACTTTAACAACTTCTTTACGATACATATCCCAACTCAAGACCAAAACAACCCTCAAGGACTACGTGTACACAAACACATATTTGTAGGAAACTCACGGCTTGTAACTGCAATGACCCATACAGACAACCAAGGCGATAACGATGAACAAAAAGCAAAGCGTTACTATTACCATTCAGACCATTTAGGAAGTGCGCAATTTGTAACAGATTGGCGAGGTAAACAATATGAACACATAGAATACACACCTTACGGAGAGTTATGGGTAGAGGAAGTTGCTGCAGGATTGGACAAACTGCCGTTTAGGTTTACCGGTAAAGAGCTTGACGAGGAAACGGGACTTTACTACTATGGAGCAAGGTACTTAGATCCGAAGTATAGTAGGTGGTTGAGCGGGGATCCGGCGTTAGGTGAGTATATACCAAAGGCTCCGATAGACGACGAGGCGAAGAAACACAATGAAAATTTACCTGGTATGGGCGGCATATACAACACGGTAAACTTACATGTGTATCATTATGCCGACAATAATCCGGTGAAGTATATTGATCCGGATGGGAGAAAAAGTAGATCTATATCATCAAATGAGTTATCTTATATTGAAGAAATTCTTGGTACTATAGGTAAAAATATAAATAATAATGTTACTATTAAATCATCACCTATAAATGGCAGCGCATCACTTGCTTGGAAAACAATTTATTTAGATAAAGAGATTTTTAATAATCCTTTGGCGAGTGACCATGGAAAAAAAACTCTAATACATGAGGCATTTCATCAAGTGCAATATTTTTTTGACAGTGCAGGTGCTGGTATTATTCCTCTTCCAAAATTATTTCCATCAGCATGGGATCGGTTGGTTATAAATGAAAGAATTTACTCTCTATTTTCAGATGTTTATAAATCAGGTGATTATGAATTAACAGACATATCTAAATATAATAAATTATCTGACATACCATATTTAGAAGGGCAAGCTCAACTGGTTGGTATTTATGCCGCTCTTTATACAAAATTCAGGCGAGGCGATAAGATGTCTGATAAAGATCGTGCAGCTTTAAAAGATATGAATCGTATACTAATAAATTCAGGAATAACGTCGGAGGCTATAAAATGGGTTTCAGAAAATTTACAAGATTAA